The Papaver somniferum cultivar HN1 chromosome 3, ASM357369v1, whole genome shotgun sequence genome includes a region encoding these proteins:
- the LOC113359754 gene encoding transcription factor HEC1-like translates to MDMDFQKSSSSSKEDQMEMMVMNMMMQMDKFPEFCGPYGEDEMPDMTGLHHDFSTGSTIFDAHQHASHSSIDHPSSLVSFMGSSSIQEPNASQSLVSNNSDRFRGSFNGELLSGASSSSEKRNSMAAMREMIFRIAAMQPIHIDPESVKPPKRRNVKISKDPQSVAARHRRERISERIRILQRLVPGGTKMDTASMLDEAIHYVKFLKTQVQSLERAAVNNRQMGLGFPTTDISNASNNNYGSLGKSNCQSGNAAKTFSSSHQMHA, encoded by the coding sequence atggatATGGACTTCCagaaatcttcttcatcgtcaaaaGAAGATCAAATGGAGATGATGGTAATGAATATGATGATGCAGATGGACAAGTTTCCAGAATTTTGTGGACCCTATGGAGAAGACGAGATGCCTGATATGACCGGGCTTCATCACGACTTCTCTACTGGTAGCACAATTTTTGATGCCCATCAACATGCTTCTCATTCATCAATTGATCATCCTTCTTCTTTGGTTTCATTTATGGGAAGCAGTTCCATTCAGGAACCAAATGCATCACAATCACTTGTATCGAATAATTCGGATAGATTCAGAGGCAGTTTTAACGGAGAATTACTATCTGGTGCATCTTCTTCTTCGGAGAAACGTAATTCAATGGCGGCAATGAGAGAAATGATATTTAGAATAGCTGCCATGCAGCCAATTCATATAGACCCAGAATCCGTAAAACCGCCAAAGAGAAGAAACGTGAAGATATCGAAAGATCCTCAGAGTGTAGCTGCAAGACATAGAAGAGAAAGAATAAGCGAAAGAATAAGGATACTACAAAGACTGGTACCAGGCGGTACAAAAATGGATACAGCTTCAATGTTAGACGAAGCAATTCATTATGTTAAATTCTTGAAAACTCAAGTTCAATCACTCGAACGAGCTGCCGTGAATAATCGTCAAATGGGTTTAGGGTTCCCGACTACGGATATTTCCAATGCAAGTAATAATAATTATGGTTCGTTGGGGAAATCTAACTGCCAGAGTGGGAATGCAGCTAAAACGTTTAGCTCCTCCCACCAGATGCATGCTTAA